Proteins from a genomic interval of Pseudomonas sp. RC10:
- a CDS encoding TetR family transcriptional regulator yields MTDSRKPAISLRKQPKQARSEASVSIILQAAVQVLAKEGATRFTTARVAEKAGVSIGSLYQYFPNKAAILFRLQSDEWKQTTDMLSRLLEDSATPPLQRLRNLVHAFLRSECEEADMRVALDDAAPLYRHAPEARETRQKGEQAIVRFMQEVLPDADDAHRQRVGELITATMSKVGKAFSQTPRTEVEIEAYATAMSDMFCAYLERSG; encoded by the coding sequence GTGACCGATTCCCGCAAACCCGCGATTTCCCTGCGCAAACAGCCCAAACAGGCCCGCTCCGAAGCGTCGGTATCGATCATTCTTCAGGCCGCTGTTCAGGTTTTGGCCAAAGAAGGCGCGACCCGCTTCACCACCGCCCGGGTGGCCGAGAAGGCCGGGGTGAGCATCGGATCGCTCTATCAGTACTTTCCGAATAAAGCCGCGATTCTGTTCCGCTTGCAAAGTGACGAGTGGAAGCAAACCACCGACATGCTCAGCCGCCTGCTGGAGGACAGCGCCACGCCGCCTTTGCAGCGATTGCGAAACCTTGTCCACGCATTCCTCCGCTCGGAATGCGAAGAGGCCGACATGCGTGTGGCCCTCGATGACGCCGCCCCGCTCTATCGTCACGCTCCGGAAGCCCGCGAGACCCGGCAAAAAGGTGAGCAGGCGATTGTCCGATTCATGCAAGAGGTGTTGCCAGACGCGGATGACGCCCATCGGCAACGCGTCGGGGAACTGATCACGGCCACGATGAGCAAAGTGGGCAAGGCGTTTTCACAAACGCCGAGAACCGAGGTGGAAATCGAGGCGTACGCGACGGCCATGTCCGACATGTTTTGCGCGTATCTGGAACGGTCGGGCTGA
- a CDS encoding class I SAM-dependent methyltransferase produces the protein MNTLTTRPVAPLLERLFAAADEQSPRNSPELSTLSQEDLSRLMRSKTDYLEFYGRLKDFPLAVSRETGALLYMLARSCKARMVVEFGTSFGISTLHLAAALRDNGGGLLITSEFESSKVAQARDNLVAGGLLDLVEIREGDALKTLGQDLPDSIDLVLLDGAKALYPEILSLVESRLRPGALIIADNADYAPDYLARVRSVEQGYLSIPFADEVELSMRLG, from the coding sequence ATGAATACATTGACCACTCGCCCTGTTGCCCCACTCTTGGAACGTCTGTTCGCGGCGGCTGACGAGCAATCCCCGAGGAACAGCCCGGAGCTGTCCACCCTGTCCCAGGAAGATCTTTCGCGCCTGATGCGCAGCAAAACCGATTATCTGGAGTTCTATGGTCGTCTCAAGGATTTTCCACTGGCCGTGTCCCGCGAAACCGGCGCCTTGCTGTACATGCTGGCGCGCAGTTGCAAAGCCCGCATGGTGGTCGAATTCGGCACCTCGTTCGGCATTTCGACCCTGCACCTGGCGGCAGCCCTGCGTGATAACGGCGGCGGTCTGTTGATCACCAGCGAGTTTGAATCGTCCAAGGTCGCCCAGGCGCGGGACAATCTGGTTGCAGGCGGTTTGCTCGATCTGGTGGAAATCCGCGAAGGCGACGCCCTGAAAACGTTGGGCCAGGACCTGCCGGACTCCATCGACCTGGTGCTGCTCGACGGCGCCAAGGCGCTCTACCCGGAAATCCTGAGCTTGGTGGAAAGCCGCCTGCGTCCCGGCGCGCTGATCATCGCTGACAACGCCGATTACGCCCCGGATTACCTGGCACGGGTGCGCTCGGTGGAGCAGGGGTATCTGTCGATCCCGTTTGCCGATGAGGTCGAGCTGTCAATGCGCCTGGGCTGA
- the nadA gene encoding quinolinate synthase NadA — protein MTQISERLLVQAHLDAKQPKPLTPEEEAEYRRLIAAELKAQDAVLVAHYYCDPVIQALAEETGGCVSDSLEMARFGKNHSAKTVLVAGVRFMGETAKILTPEKRILMPTLEATCSLDLGCGVDEFTAFCDKHPERTVVVYANTSAAVKARADWVVTSSCALEIVESLMDNGETIIWGPDKHLGRYIQRETGADMLLWDGACIVHEEFKSRQLEDMKALYPDAAILVHPESPESVIDLADAVGSTSQLIKAAQTLPNKTFIVATDRGIFYKMQQLCPDKIFIEAPTAGNGAACRSCAHCPWMAMNTLARTLQCLREGTNEIFVDPAIIPQAVRPLQRMLDFTQAARLKLSGNA, from the coding sequence ATGACACAGATTTCCGAACGCCTTCTGGTGCAGGCGCATCTAGACGCCAAACAGCCCAAACCCCTGACCCCGGAAGAGGAAGCCGAGTACCGACGCCTGATCGCCGCCGAGCTCAAGGCCCAGGACGCGGTGCTGGTCGCCCACTATTACTGCGACCCGGTGATTCAGGCGCTGGCCGAAGAGACGGGCGGTTGTGTGTCCGACTCGCTGGAAATGGCCCGCTTCGGCAAGAATCACTCGGCCAAGACCGTGCTGGTGGCCGGTGTGCGATTCATGGGCGAAACGGCGAAAATCCTGACCCCTGAAAAACGCATTCTGATGCCGACCCTCGAAGCGACCTGCTCGCTGGACCTGGGCTGTGGCGTCGATGAGTTCACCGCGTTCTGCGACAAGCACCCCGAGCGCACAGTCGTGGTGTACGCCAACACTTCGGCGGCGGTCAAAGCCCGTGCAGACTGGGTCGTGACCTCAAGCTGCGCGCTGGAAATCGTCGAAAGCCTGATGGACAACGGCGAGACGATCATCTGGGGACCGGACAAGCACCTGGGGCGCTACATCCAGCGAGAAACCGGCGCCGACATGCTGCTGTGGGACGGCGCGTGCATTGTCCATGAAGAATTCAAATCGCGTCAGCTGGAAGACATGAAGGCGCTGTACCCGGATGCGGCCATTCTGGTGCACCCGGAATCGCCGGAATCGGTGATCGACCTGGCCGACGCAGTGGGCTCCACCAGCCAATTGATCAAGGCTGCACAGACCCTGCCGAACAAGACCTTCATCGTGGCCACTGACCGCGGCATTTTCTACAAGATGCAGCAGCTGTGCCCGGACAAAATCTTCATCGAAGCCCCCACCGCCGGTAACGGCGCGGCCTGCCGCAGCTGCGCGCACTGCCCGTGGATGGCCATGAACACCCTGGCGCGCACCCTGCAATGCCTGCGCGAAGGCACCAACGAAATCTTCGTCGACCCGGCGATCATCCCCCAGGCCGTCCGGCCGTTGCAGCGGATGCTGGATTTCACCCAAGCGGCGCGGCTCAAACTCTCAGGCAACGCGTAA
- a CDS encoding M48 family metalloprotease: MNFLRPTLLTLACLLATPAFADDLPSLGDASSSIVSPQQEHDLGRAWLGLLRAQVPQLSDPQLKDFVETSVYRLAETSQVQDRRLEFILINTPEINAFAAPGGIVGVNGGLFLHAETEGEYAAVLAHELAHLSQRHFARGVQAQQRMQVPVMAAMLAGIVMAVAGAGDAGIAAIAGTQAAAIQEQARFSRQNEAEADRIGIMNLEKAGYDPRNMPTMFERLARQYRYDAKPPEFLMSHPVTESRIADTRNRAEQAKPGGKEDSLTYQLMRARVVLVYEETPGMAAKRFRAQMAENPKNDAARYGLALAQTKAGQLNEARDSLKPLIEKAPDNITYNLALINLDITNNRFPDAQQRVNRMLDLYPDDYPLNQAKVDVLLKQSKAPEALKALETLLKSRSDDPDIWSQVADARGLSGNTIGSHQARAEYFALMGDFKQAVQQLEFAKRRANNNFQLASRIDARQQEIIAQEKAVKELMN; this comes from the coding sequence ATGAATTTTCTGCGCCCCACACTGCTGACGCTCGCATGCCTGCTGGCGACCCCTGCGTTCGCGGACGACCTGCCCTCACTCGGCGACGCCAGCTCATCCATTGTTTCGCCGCAACAGGAGCACGACCTGGGCCGCGCATGGCTGGGGCTGCTTCGCGCGCAAGTGCCTCAATTGTCCGATCCGCAGTTGAAGGATTTCGTCGAGACGTCGGTCTACCGCCTCGCTGAAACCAGTCAGGTGCAGGATCGCCGGCTTGAATTCATCCTGATCAACACTCCCGAAATCAATGCCTTCGCCGCCCCCGGCGGGATCGTCGGCGTCAACGGCGGTCTGTTCCTGCACGCCGAAACCGAGGGCGAATACGCGGCGGTGCTCGCGCACGAGCTGGCTCACTTGTCGCAACGCCACTTCGCCCGTGGTGTTCAGGCGCAACAACGCATGCAGGTGCCGGTAATGGCCGCCATGCTCGCCGGTATCGTCATGGCCGTGGCAGGCGCGGGTGACGCGGGTATCGCTGCCATTGCCGGGACACAGGCTGCGGCGATTCAGGAACAAGCGCGTTTTTCCCGGCAGAATGAGGCCGAGGCTGATCGCATCGGCATCATGAATTTGGAGAAAGCCGGTTACGACCCGCGCAACATGCCGACCATGTTCGAGCGTCTGGCCCGTCAATACCGCTACGATGCCAAGCCGCCGGAGTTCCTGATGAGTCACCCGGTGACCGAATCCCGTATCGCCGACACCCGCAACCGTGCCGAACAGGCCAAACCGGGGGGCAAGGAGGACAGCCTCACTTACCAGTTGATGCGCGCGCGGGTCGTGCTGGTTTATGAAGAAACACCGGGCATGGCCGCCAAGCGCTTCCGTGCGCAAATGGCCGAAAACCCGAAAAACGACGCCGCCCGCTACGGCCTCGCGCTGGCGCAAACCAAAGCCGGTCAGTTGAACGAAGCGAGAGACAGCCTCAAGCCGCTGATCGAGAAGGCGCCGGACAACATCACCTACAACCTGGCCTTGATCAACCTGGACATCACCAACAACCGGTTCCCCGACGCGCAGCAGCGGGTGAACCGGATGCTGGACCTGTACCCGGACGATTACCCGCTGAATCAGGCCAAGGTCGATGTGCTGCTCAAACAGTCCAAAGCGCCGGAAGCGCTGAAAGCTCTTGAAACGCTGCTCAAAAGTCGCTCCGACGACCCGGACATCTGGAGTCAGGTAGCCGACGCCCGTGGTCTCTCGGGCAATACCATCGGTTCGCACCAGGCCCGCGCCGAGTATTTCGCGTTGATGGGTGACTTCAAACAAGCCGTTCAGCAGCTGGAATTCGCCAAACGTCGGGCGAACAACAACTTCCAGCTGGCCTCAAGGATCGACGCGCGGCAGCAGGAAATCATCGCCCAAGAAAAGGCCGTCAAAGAACTCATGAACTAG
- a CDS encoding sulfurtransferase TusA family protein yields the protein MSDAVGRPATSDAELDASGLNCPLPLLKAKMELNRLASGAVLKVTATDAGSQRDFRTFAKLSGHALLHEEAADGVYRYWLRKA from the coding sequence ATGTCTGACGCTGTAGGTCGCCCCGCGACGAGCGATGCCGAGCTGGACGCCAGTGGTCTGAATTGCCCGCTGCCGCTGCTCAAGGCCAAGATGGAACTCAACCGTCTGGCGAGCGGCGCGGTGCTCAAAGTGACCGCTACCGATGCGGGTTCGCAGCGTGACTTCCGCACCTTCGCCAAGCTGTCTGGCCATGCGCTATTGCATGAAGAGGCCGCTGACGGCGTTTATCGGTACTGGTTACGCAAGGCCTGA
- a CDS encoding AI-2E family transporter, whose amino-acid sequence MFKVLRDWMQRYFSDEEAVVLAVLLVLAFTVVLTLGGMLAPVLAGLVLAFLMQGMVVQLERLRMPEGGAVGLVFALFMGALALFLLVLVPLLWHQLITLFNELPGMLAKWQSLLLLLPERYPHLVSDEQVLQAIEAARGEIGKFGQWALTFSLSSLPLLVNMMIYLVLVPILVFFFLKDRRMIGRWFRGYLPRERTLITRVAEEMNRQIANYIRGKVIEIFICGAVTYIAFVTMGLNYSALLAMLVGISVVVPYVGAVVVTVPVAFIALFQWGWSDQFIYLMAVYGIIQTLDGNVLVPLLFSQTVSLHPVAIICAVLLFGGLWGFWGIFFAIPLATLFKAVLDAWPRNEPTVAPLL is encoded by the coding sequence ATGTTCAAAGTGCTTCGCGACTGGATGCAGCGTTACTTCTCGGATGAAGAGGCCGTTGTGCTGGCGGTGCTGTTGGTTCTGGCGTTCACGGTTGTTCTGACCTTGGGGGGCATGCTGGCACCTGTACTGGCAGGGCTGGTATTGGCGTTTCTGATGCAAGGCATGGTGGTGCAACTCGAACGCCTGCGCATGCCGGAAGGCGGCGCGGTGGGGTTGGTTTTCGCATTATTCATGGGCGCGCTGGCGCTGTTTCTGCTGGTGCTGGTGCCGTTGCTCTGGCATCAGCTGATCACCCTGTTCAACGAGTTGCCGGGCATGCTCGCCAAATGGCAGTCGCTGCTGTTGCTGCTGCCGGAGCGTTATCCGCATCTGGTTTCAGATGAGCAAGTCTTGCAGGCGATCGAAGCGGCCCGTGGCGAAATCGGCAAGTTTGGTCAATGGGCGCTGACGTTCTCGTTGTCCAGCCTGCCGTTGCTGGTCAACATGATGATCTACCTGGTGCTGGTGCCGATTCTGGTGTTCTTCTTCCTAAAGGACCGTCGGATGATTGGCCGCTGGTTCCGAGGGTACCTGCCTCGCGAGCGTACGTTGATTACCCGCGTCGCCGAGGAAATGAACCGGCAGATCGCCAATTACATCCGTGGAAAAGTCATCGAGATCTTCATCTGTGGCGCGGTGACTTACATCGCCTTCGTCACGATGGGCCTCAATTACTCGGCGCTGCTGGCGATGCTGGTGGGGATTTCCGTGGTAGTGCCTTATGTCGGCGCTGTCGTGGTGACAGTGCCCGTTGCGTTCATCGCACTGTTTCAATGGGGCTGGAGCGATCAGTTCATTTACCTGATGGCGGTCTACGGGATCATTCAGACCCTGGACGGCAACGTGCTGGTGCCGCTGCTGTTTTCGCAAACCGTGAGCCTGCACCCGGTCGCGATCATCTGCGCGGTGCTGCTGTTTGGCGGGCTGTGGGGATTCTGGGGGATTTTCTTCGCGATCCCGCTGGCGACCCTGTTCAAGGCCGTTCTGGATGCATGGCCACGCAATGAACCGACGGTGGCGCCGTTGTTGTAA